ACCAAATGCCTATATATCTTTcaaaattttgcaaaaaaaagttCAGTGTCGATTATTTTACCTTATTCTTGTAAAGTTCTATCAACTGGGTGTAATGGGGGAAATATCTGAGCTGGTTACATAGTTAGTAAAATTCTGCAGGTTGAAACATTGATGTATTTGCTTTGTGATCAGATGGCAATGAAGCAAAGAGAAATCTTTTGTGTGAACGAACTGCTTATGTGAAAATGCATCCATAATGTAATCACTGGGACCGGAAGGTGCCATACTGTGTCTGAAAGGAGACAATGGAATCTGGCCATATCTCCATTGCTGAAATCGAGTTCATCCAGCAATTCAGCCCTTTGACTGTTGGTTGTCATGCAAACTTCCTTCTTTGATCAGTAGAGGGTGGAAGGAGGGACTGGCAAAGGCCTGTGGATGTATCTCTGCTGTTTACCCTGTACTTGGCTGCAATTGAAACCCTTCCGGAGATAGCAATGGGGCACATTTTGCACCTTGACCTGTCTAGACAGTTAAAACTTTTTGTCCAGTTACCAAGGGAAAGGCCTATTTTGACCTCTTGTGCTCTCGTTGTAGCAATCCATTCTAGGAATATAGGTGTTgtcagggattttttttcttgaatttggTGAAGGGGGAGGAGATGAGAGACAATCCAGCAGCTTTAACTCCAGGAAATGAAAACTGAGACTATAGACTCGAGTGATGTTAACTTTGTGGGCCTTGCTTTCCCCCTCTGAATCCTGAGGAAGGATTAAGCAGCTGCTGAACAACGTCTGGACTTACCAGTCATGTGAGCAAACTGGATATAGTAGTCCACTAACTTAATTTGCTAAAGTAAGGTGCTTTCTTTCCTTCTGTCTTTGCCAAATGTGTAGTTGTTTTCAAGAGTAAAAATTGTATATATAATGAACAGCAATCACAAACAACAATTGTGTATTTCACATTTCAGAATTACATTGTTAAGCCCTCCTTAAATTTGATTTTAAAGGATGCATACTATAATATTCAtattgctgatttcctccagattCCATATGCAAGATCTGAGACCCATCTACTTGAACTTTTTGAAACTATTTGTTCGAACATGGATGATTATGCACTGTATGTGGATCCTGAAACCCAGAAGAGGACTTACATGAGATTTGCTCCAAGAGATACTGAGAAAATGGGTTCAGTAGatttcaagaatttcaaatttgaTCCTGAAAATTCAAAATCACTAAAGTTTGTGGTAAGAATAATTTTGTGTTACAACAGAGGGCACCAGAACTTACAAAATTGTCATTCAGAATTACGCGATTAAGGTTTTGAAAATCGACAAAATTAAGCCCAAAAATCCCTTTTAATCAAATTGTATTTAGCTAGCTCATACTTctttcatgtttttttaaaattgtcgAAGTACTCAAATGATTTTGCCAAGCTAGTGGGAAAGAGGAACCAGAAAATCACAGTAGTTACAAAGAGGACCCAGAGTTATGCATGCCTAGATGATGAACATTCATTTTGATTGTGTTTTGAACTGTAACACACACTCCAATTCAACTCTGATCTCACAGTGTGAAAATATAGTGGAAGAATATGAAGATGAAATCATTTCCATGTTCACCCATGAGGTAGACCATGTGGCTGACAAGCTGTGCAGTGAAAAATCAGGTATTGTGTCTGACTTAATATGTGGCTTCTTTTTCCATTTCATGTTACCATGCCGCTTTGATGTTCGGTGAGGGGGCCTCTCTTCAATCTTGGGTTGTTATTTGCAAAGGAAGTTTTTTTTGTTATCGTGGTGCCATTTGGCATTTTAGTTTTGCTTAATTTTATTTGTGGTTGCTCGTATTTATCAATTATTCTCTTCAATATACAGCGTAAAATTTGATTTTCTTGCATTGTATTTAGTTTGCTCCTTTGTACATAAACAATGTTCAGCTAAGTTTATTCTACTGTTCATAACTGGTTCCCATTAGTATTCAGAAAAGCTGCTTGCTAGAAATCCCCTTAGCTGAAATGAGATTCTTTAGGGAATGAGTGGCTAAAATCCCAATTTTATTTTGATTAAAATCCATCTTTAATAGCTAACATTTCATTGGTAATAATGAAAAGGTGATCTATCTTAATATTACAGGCTGCAAACCTTTAATTTCAACCATGTTTTACTTGCATGATGGTGTACATCATACATCAAGTAATGTAACCCAAAAGCTTGTTTGGTTTTCCTGATTCTTGGAGACATTTCTCTGGTGTCAGtattttatttcagttttgtTTTGCAGCATAATTTTGACTGATGATCCATACTACTCCATTAGAATGAAGAAAAATGCTCAGAAATTGTGCAGCTTGAAAgaattgaaatttttaaattattgttgtattttcataTCAGTGTTTCTAGCTCTTTTTTAAGAACGTAAGGAATTGATGTATATTTTTGAGCcataataataaaatctaaacatTATTGAGGATGAAAAATAACTTTTCATGTAGTTCAAGtttcaaaaattaaattttcattgtTTCTGAGTTAGTTTTGTATTCTCACAAAAATTATGGAAATACTTAGATCCTGTAGTCAAAATGTATAAAAATCTAGTCTGATCTTCTAAGTTGGGTTAGGATTTATTTCTGTACTTTTCTCAAGTGAACTTCATTTTGTGCCTCGACTACATTTAATAAGCTTGCATATAGGAATAGCAGAATACAATGTGCTTTCCCAGGTGGAATTCTATTATTTTACATAATATGGCTTTTGAATATTTGAGAAAATTTAAGTAGTTgcaactttttaaaattgaagtacAACTTTAAATGCCCAAAATGGTCCATATAAAAGAAAATTGCTTGAGTGAAATCAAAACTGTAAGGTGTTTGCCTTACTGCAATAATATACAGAAATATTCTAAATCAAATGTAACTGATCTCAAGACCTATAGATGTTTTAAATTGCCCTTTTAATTGGGATTGAATAGAGAGAGTTGTTTACTTCAGTGTAATACTTGCATCTATAATACATTATTTCCTTGCATAATAATAAAATGCTGAATGTTGGAATTATCATAACGTACTTAGAGTTTTGCCACTGTTTTTAGTCTAATTAGATATGTACATGGTTTCCTATATTGTTAAATTCACCTTGATTTTCTAAATTTCTCCAGATTTCAGGTGTGTACTTGCCTTCAGTATAAGAAAACTAAAATGTTTTTAATACTACAGAGGTGCTCCAAAACACAGAACATAATAACGTCTTTCTTTTGGAGAAAAAAAGCTGCTTTGTAATCAATTTTGCTGACCTTTTCCGTTGGCGATTAATGTTTTGTGTTGAATTTTGTTTTAGCAGTCTTCCTTTTGATCTTACTGAGATATTGTGGATTTGCACTGAGAGTAGATATTAAAAATATAACTAGCTTTTAAAATATTCATGTTGAACTATTCTgtttaataaaatatttatttttccctCCCAACACATCAGAGTTTTGTGATCAGTCTGTACAAACTCTCCACCCTGAATTATAAGAATTGGTATGAATCAAGCTGGAAATGGGAAGTTCTGAATGTCTGCATCAACAGCTGGGAAATCTACACTGGACCAACACTGCTGCTCTGAATTTGCTCATATCTTCTATCCAAGAACCACAAAACCATTGATTCGGATATTTTCATTATGACTGTACCTTTTGATAATTCATGAttgattaaaatatattttaaaaaattattaaaggtGTTTTGTATTAAATTAATGCCCATTTTcaggtagatttttttttagcttaaaacaaaataaaacacaCCACTTTTCCTTTTAAGTTCAAATAGTGTGTTctgatttattttgttttattttcaatattATGTTTCAATACTtgcaaataattttttatttaaaatatgtgAATTTGTTTTAAGTTTTACTAATTCCTTGAATTGACTTTTACATGTATAAAACATTGATTAACATGAGGTTGACAACTTTTTCTCCATGAAATTGTAACTTTTTTGTTTTTCCTTATTTGTGTCCTGAAAAGGTACCATCTGAATTTTCAGTAGGGGAGTCGTACAGGATTTTATAAATATGGTTCTCACTCTGAGTTAAAGTTCCTTTTTTTCTTATCTGTACATGACAGTAAAAAGTCAATTTCTATGAATGATAATAATGCTTCATTGAAGATCCATAACGGGCTTAGAACTTGTACCTGTTTATCTGTGTCGACTACTTTCCTGTATCAAATGATATATATGAAAATTGTTCTTTCCCCTTCCACCCCAAGGGGAGAAGTAATGATTACAATAGACTACCAAATATTAGTTTATTTCTACAGGCAACCTTTTATACCATATGCTTTCAAATTCTTGACtgta
The Narcine bancroftii isolate sNarBan1 chromosome 1, sNarBan1.hap1, whole genome shotgun sequence genome window above contains:
- the LOC138751884 gene encoding protein canopy homolog 1-like isoform X2 translates to MGSRPRRDVALLLGWLLALSSPWACAERDAEVYCGVCRALVDEIDWAVKKMDPKKTIQVGSFRISPDGSQKPNEIPYARSETHLLELFETICSNMDDYALYVDPETQKRTYMRFAPRDTEKMGSVDFKNFKFDPENSKSLKFVSFVISLYKLSTLNYKNWYESSWKWEVLNVCINSWEIYTGPTLLL
- the LOC138751884 gene encoding protein canopy homolog 1-like isoform X1, which gives rise to MGSRPRRDVALLLGWLLALSSPWACAERDAEVYCGVCRALVDEIDWAVKKMDPKKTIQVGSFRISPDGSQKPNEIPYARSETHLLELFETICSNMDDYALYVDPETQKRTYMRFAPRDTEKMGSVDFKNFKFDPENSKSLKFVCENIVEEYEDEIISMFTHEVDHVADKLCSEKSEFCDQSVQTLHPEL
- the LOC138751884 gene encoding protein canopy homolog 1-like isoform X3, with protein sequence MRREGRGSVLWRALVDEIDWAVKKMDPKKTIQVGSFRISPDGSQKPNEIPYARSETHLLELFETICSNMDDYALYVDPETQKRTYMRFAPRDTEKMGSVDFKNFKFDPENSKSLKFVCENIVEEYEDEIISMFTHEVDHVADKLCSEKSEFCDQSVQTLHPEL